Below is a genomic region from Deltaproteobacteria bacterium.
TACCGACACCGTCGATGCAATGTATGCGTATTCGGCCGATCGAGGCGGAGGAGACCCCGTCAGACCCGACAGCGAGGCCGAAGTAATTGCCTCTAGGGCGCATGAAGCTTGGCTTGCAAGACAAGATGCCCGATCATCGTGGATCACAGAGAGACATCTCGACAGAGACTTTGAAGGTCTTCCCCCAGCGGCACAGATGAGAGTTCTTGATAGTGTATTCATCGCCTTAAGACAGTTGTATGAGCGCCGAGCTGCAGAATATAGCGGGGCTACTAGCCAAACTGACCGTCACGCTCTAGGAATGTACCGATCCCTGCCGTCACGTCTTGACTCCCTAAGAACAGCTTATCAAAGACAACTCGCAACAGATCCTAGTGCTTCTCTCGTCTCACCCAGAGAACAGGGCCTTGGTTTTATAGATAGAATACTAGGAACCCGCCCTCCCGGGAAAATTGTCGTATCCCCCAACAGCAGAGCTCCTGAATCTCTTGCTTTCCTAGATGAAATACTGAATCCCGAAGCTACCAGTCCAAACAATCCCGAAGCTGCCAGTCCAAACAATCCTGAAGGTACAGATCATCCACCCAGTGGGCCTGAAGGTGGGGGTGGCGGTGGTCACAGAGGCGGACCTACGGAAATCCGCCGTGAAGGAGTACGTGAAGGAGTAATGGATACAGTCTTGCGTGAAACGGAACACGGAATCGGACAGGCAGGAGAAACACTCCGAGAAGGAAGATAAACAAAAAACTTCCTCTTCCCAAGCCCCCTCTCCCTTGATGGGAAGGGATTGGGGAGAGTCAGGGAGAATTTTATGTGTAATCCTATTCGAAGCTTCGTGGCCTATGCTGGAGATTATTGTCTTAATGGCCCATTTCTTCAGCGTAGCGATTCAGCCAACTCTCCCGCGGCCTATGCCGGTTTGCGGGTAGATGGCTGCGCGGCGGAGACTTGTGTGGAGGTCAATCGAGACGCTATTTTCAGCGCGGGACAAATCCGCACCGCTCAAGCCCTTGTTCATCAAACCGATTTGTTTTTGAATGGCTCCTCTGCAGATACTGGAAATTTGGGCCTCAGCCGTTCTCTCGTCACTACTGCGTCTGCGCGGGATGCCGCTTTGGCCAGACTGGATCGTTACGAGCGAACTCATCAACTGCCTCACAGCTGTTCGGAAACTAATGTTTGCGAAGCACTGAACCTGGCACAAATCAACGCGCTCCGAGAAAGTCTGGAAAGTGAAACCACCCCTCTCTCCACAAAGATAGTGGGAACCGCGAGTGCTGCACTGTCGGGTGTTTATTTAGTCCATCTTTTTCATGCACTCAAAGCTTCTGGCAAAGGAATCCCTTTTCTCACTTCACTGGGTCGGGTGGTTGCAAACGATATTGCAGGGGCAGCTCGCCCGGGCATTTCTACACTGGGTCGTGGGATTACGCTGCTGGCCACGGCAAGCAGGGCCGGTCAACTCGCAGTGGCCATCCCCGCCGGAATAGCTTTGGGAGCCGCCATCCATTATTCGGGACTCGGGCACTACATTGGAACCGATTGGCTGGGAGAGCATCTTGGAAATTGGCTGGCTTCCTAAGAAAAAAAATATTGCTTTCTCTCTAAAAGAAGCGTTTTCATTCGCCCATGAAGCTTCAAAGAGTTTACTTGCAATTTATCTTTTGTATGCTTTGTCTCCTGCCGGGAACAAAGAGTTTTACTCAAGATAATCTGCCTCAAATTCTCAATCAGGCTCCCACCCAAAAATTTGAAGTCCTGGGACCCGTCAGTGCCACCGAACCGAAGGTCGAAGAAGCCCGGACAGAATTGGCTCGCCAGGCCCATAAGCTTGGGGCTCAGGCGGTTGTTCTTAAACATTGCGAAGCCCCTTCAATTAGACGCGAGGGTTTAACTTGGATCAGCGTCCACGCCTCCTGCGAAGGAACGGCGATCAAATTTACAAAGTAATCCCGTCAATCTTGGCCGCTAGAATATAAAGTCATTATCAGACATTCATTTCCAAAAGAGGCGTCACCAGCTCCTGCAATAGAGATGCAATTCTTGAAAAAGCGGACAAGGTATCCAGATGAATCGAAGAAGTTTCGATACTTTCTTTTAAACCCGACTGGAGTCTGGCCAGGTGTTTGTTGCGCAGTTCTTCGTGATCCTTCACCAAATGCTCCACGCTGCGAATCACTTTGTGGCAAAGCTCCCGATTGCTGGAAGTGAGGGCCGAAATGACCCAGGAAAAACTTTGCAGAATATTGCTGTGATAAGCCAGAATTTCTTTCCAGCCTTCTTCAGAAAATGTTCGCGATCGATGGATTTTTTTACCCGCCATGTCCAAAATATTTTGCACAATGATATCGCCAATCTCCTCGAGTGCCCCGGTCATGGTCAACAGTGTCATAGAGAGCTTTGCCTGTTCTGAAGTGAGGTTTTCCTGGGAAAGTTTGGTGAGAAAAATTTTCACTTCACGGTCTAAAAAATCCACTTTGTCATCTTTGGCTTCTATTTCTTGCACTAGTTCGAGGTTATATTTTTCGTAACACTGGATAGAACAACGAAACATCACAAACACTAGGTCCGCAACGCGAAGCAGCTCGCGCCTTACATTGGCAAAGGCCAGCGAAGGGGTATCCAGATTTTTGACATCCAGGTAACGGGGAGCAAAGGGGTTTTCAAGCTCTGCTGGTGTGGGCGGAAGTAATTTTTCTATCAGCCACACGCCCTGTCTCACAAAGGGAAAGAAGAAAAATGAAAGCATTAAATTGAACAGAATATGGGTAAAGGCAATCAAACCACTTTGAGTTAATTCCACTCCTGGAAAACGATGAGAAAGCCAGAAAACCAGGTGGCTGAATTCGTCCAGAAAGAGGAAACAAATCACCACCCCCAATCCCTTAAACACCAGATGGGCAAAGGCCACCTGTTTTCCGGAAGTCCCCCCGGAGATGGAAGAAAGGACCGAAGTAAAACAGGTTCCAATATTGGCCCCCAAAATCATGGGAAGGGATTGCTCGAAATTTAAAATTCCGGAAAAAGAAAAGGCAATCAATAAGCCCAAGGTGCCTGCGCTTGAAAGAAAGGGTGTGATGAAGGCAGCAAACACAAAGGCATAGCCTTTATTTTCGGCCAGTAAACTCATGAGCTGGGTAAAGAGGGGAATTTCCTTGAGAGGCAAGGCCTGCTCGGTCATGAGTCGCATCCCCAAAAAAATGAAACCAAAACCCAGGAGAATCATGCTGAGGTATTTTGCCTTCTTAGTGCTACTGATGAAATCGAAGGCGACCCCAAATACGAGGAACAACATGGCATAATCGCCAAAGTGACGGATGGAGAGCAGTAAGACTACCAAGCTGGTTCCAATGTCTGCCCCCAGCAAAACGCCCATCGCCTGAGTTAAAGTCAAAAGCCCGGCTCCCGCAAAAGAAACCAGCATGTTTGCTGTAGCGGAAGAAGATTGCAGAATCAGGGTCACAAAAATACCCACCAGCAAGCCTTTCATGCGCTTGTCGGTGAGTTGAGAAATAAAACCCCTCAAACGATCTCCACCCAAAAGCTGCAAACCATTACGGCTCACGCGAATCCCATACAAAAAAATAGCCACGGCACCGATAAAGCTAATTAAAGAGAAATGAGGCATGTCTAAAATTGTAAAGATTTTTTGGAAAGATGGCGAGGAAAGAAATAAATACTTAGCCTTGCATTCCATATTTTTTTTCGAGACAGTACAGCCATAACTGTGCTGGCTTAGCCTTGCCGAGGGAGATTAGTGCAGTAGGCTAGCAACTTTTCGTAGGGGAATGCCCGATATATCCTGTGGGGGGATATAAGGAGATTTGTTATATGTTGAAAAAAACATTATTAGCTGCGGCGTTGTTAACAAGTTTGGTTTTTCCAACGGTTTCAAAAGCTGCTGATATCCGTGTAAGCCGCCTGGATGATCCAACTCCTAGTGATTCTAATTACGGTAGTGGATGCTCCCTTCGTCAGGCCATTCTTTCACATAATGCGCAGCGGTCGGTGGGGGGCTGTCAGCCAATATCGGGATCTATTGGTGGTGTTGATCGTATTGTTTTGGCAAGCGATAATTCCTACACGATTTCACTTGCAGGTTCCAATGAGGATGCAGGGAATACAGGAGATATAGACATTACCGAGGGGACGTTAACAATAGAAACAGAGGACCCCACGAAAAGTGCGACCATTTCTGTCGCTCCTACTTTTGATGATTGTTTATTTAAGATTCGAAATGGTTCTGGATCGCAAACTCGGCTTGTTCTCAATAATATTCACTTTGTTGGAGGGGTAGCTCCTCGTGTTGACGTTGACAAAGGGGGTTTTGCGCTTGTTAGGCCAGGGGCCAACTTGTCTGTAAACAGATCCTCTATTTCTGGTTTTCATGTGACCCTGGATGGCGCTGCGGTTTATGTGGAAGACGGGGGGATGTTTAGCGCCACCGATTCTAGCTTCGATTCCAATCAAGCCTCGCAAAGTGGTGGAGCTATTTATTGCAACTCGGCCATAGTCGCAACTGGATACTGTGTTTTGAATCGAGTGACACTCAGTCACAATGGCGCGGCCAATGCGGGTGGGGGGATTTTTGTGAATGGCCAGGCGAGTCTCACCAATACGACTCTTAGTGGAAATTCAGCAGCTACCGGAGGCGGGCTTGCTCATATTGTTTCTTATGCTCTTGCCTGTCATGATGAGAGAGATCCTGGGGCAGCAGCAACTACTACAGTGTGTAGTGACATTCCATCCGCCACCCCCAACATGACTTTAACCCATGTGACGCTTGCCTTTAACACCGCCCGTTCTACAGGGGGTGGTATTTATAATCCTGCCTCCGTGACACTGAGTGATGGTACGACAATTAAATACCCTAAAGTGATTTTGAAGAACTCCCTCATTTCCAACAATTCCATTAATGGAAATCAGCAAGCGGCAGCGGCGGATTGTAGCCAGACCTTGGATTCCATCGGGGGTAATCTTATTCAAAATATGAACGGTTGTACTGTAATGAGGTATCCCCCTGTAACAGCGAATAATGATGCAACCAGCCAAGACCCCCTGCTTTTACCCTTAGCAGATAATGGCGGCTATACCCAAACTCATGCATTTGAAACCAAGTTGGAAGAAAGCGGCAAATTATCTAACCCTCAGCCTGTGATGGGAAGGGGAATGTCTTGTAATTCGGATGGGGCAGCAAGTGATAGAGACCAACGCGGCGTAACCTATAATGCGGGTACTATTTGTGATATTGGAGCCTTTGTTAACATTTCTCCTCAAAATTTAAGTGTGGGTATTAACGAAGATTCTTCTCCGGGTGCTGCGTCCAGAATTTTCAATGTTTCCGTATCTAACTTTGGCTCTTTCTCTGCTGACACCAATGAGTCATTCTCGGCAGTGCTCAATCCTTCTTTAGCCATGCCGACTCAGGTAATTTTGGATGTGATTTTGTCCTCTGCTGGTCGCACGGTCTCCTTCGATGCAGATTCGTTCAGACCTGCGAGTGGGCATTATGTTTCAGCTCGTTGCAACGATTTTACAAGTGGGAATACTTTGTCTCCAGAAGACCCCTCTCATTATCAGTGCATTCTTCAACGCTTTGCAGTGGGCGACAAAATCGTACTTCATGCCAATATCTCTAATGAAACCATTGCCGGAGGAGAAGTCCGTCTTTTCGCCGCTGTTCATGCAGAGAGTACAAGAAATCTTGATACAGAAATAGCCAATAACTTTGTTGTACAGGCAATTCATAGCCTCTCTTCATCAACTCGAGATTTTGGTTATGGATGTGCTGGATGCGTTCAAAGTGTGACTGCGGGTACTCGTTCTGCAAACATACAGGTGGGAGTAAACTCGTTTACGGGTGATCATTTTACTCCTGATGTTCAAGTCTCTTTTGTTAGTGCTCCGGCTTCTGCCACTGGTTTAGCGACTCCCGATGGCTTAACATTCAGCCCTGCAACTATTTCTTATGGTGGT
It encodes:
- a CDS encoding Na/Pi cotransporter family protein; protein product: MPHFSLISFIGAVAIFLYGIRVSRNGLQLLGGDRLRGFISQLTDKRMKGLLVGIFVTLILQSSSATANMLVSFAGAGLLTLTQAMGVLLGADIGTSLVVLLLSIRHFGDYAMLFLVFGVAFDFISSTKKAKYLSMILLGFGFIFLGMRLMTEQALPLKEIPLFTQLMSLLAENKGYAFVFAAFITPFLSSAGTLGLLIAFSFSGILNFEQSLPMILGANIGTCFTSVLSSISGGTSGKQVAFAHLVFKGLGVVICFLFLDEFSHLVFWLSHRFPGVELTQSGLIAFTHILFNLMLSFFFFPFVRQGVWLIEKLLPPTPAELENPFAPRYLDVKNLDTPSLAFANVRRELLRVADLVFVMFRCSIQCYEKYNLELVQEIEAKDDKVDFLDREVKIFLTKLSQENLTSEQAKLSMTLLTMTGALEEIGDIIVQNILDMAGKKIHRSRTFSEEGWKEILAYHSNILQSFSWVISALTSSNRELCHKVIRSVEHLVKDHEELRNKHLARLQSGLKESIETSSIHLDTLSAFSRIASLLQELVTPLLEMNV